Proteins from one Sphaeramia orbicularis chromosome 17, fSphaOr1.1, whole genome shotgun sequence genomic window:
- the LOC115437198 gene encoding serine/threonine-protein kinase RIO1-like isoform X2, whose protein sequence is MLSCGDQSEVSAVQGHMSEVSLQPASRPHQDEDNDEDDEDDDEDDEWAWQTTGGDLTKRYNRTGLNSQANRQNLSNHTLSSSTPSDKALRKYEHKINLDKLNFADSVINKVTTMQKQKDADTYRVKDKSDRATVEQVLDPRTRMILFKMLSRGVINEINGCISTGKEANVYHASTSSRESRAIKIYKTSILLFKDRDKYVSGEFRFRHGYCKGNPRKMVRTWAEKEMRNLIRLQTAGVLSPEPLLLRSHVLLMSFIGKDNIPAPLLKNAVLSESKACELYLQVVQNMRTMFQEARLVHADLSEFNMLYHDGDAYIIDVSQSVEHDHPHALEFLRKDCSNVNEFFVKRGVAVMTIRELFDFITDPSVTKTNLDQYLSKAMLVAAQRTAQQRSDQDAVDEEVFKKAYIPRTLTEVNHYERDVDLMRIKEEESALCGNHDNILYQTLTGLKKDLSGVQTVPALLEDEQPSSLSSSEEEEEEEEEEEEGKGRTEEPPMDKKVKKKLVKEAQREKRKNKVPKHVKKRKEKVSKMKKGR, encoded by the exons ATGTTGAGTTGTGG CGACCAATCAGAGGTGTCGGCTGTTCAGGGTCACATGTCTGAAGTCAGTCTGCAGCCGGCGTCACGTCCTCACCAGGACGAGGACAATGACGAAGATGACGAGGATGATGACGAGGATGACGAGTGGGCGTGGCAGACCACAGGAGGCGATCTGACCAAACGCTACAACAGGACAGGTCTGAACAGCCAG GCCAACAGACAGAATCTGTCCAATCACACCCTGTCTTCGTCCACTCCATCTGACAAAGCTCTGCGGAAATACGAACACAAGATCAACCTGG ATAAACTTAATTTCGCAGACTCTGTGATCAACAAAGTGACGACAATGCAGAAGCAAAAAGACGCTGACAC GTACCGGGTGAAGGACAAATCAGATCGTGCTACAGTCGAGCAG GTTTTAGATCCACGAACTCGAATGATTTTGTTCAAGATGCTGAGTCGAGGAGTGATCAACGAGATCAACGGCTGCATCAGTACAGGAAAGGAG GCTAATGTGTATCATGCGAGCACATCAAGCAGAGAGAGCCGAGCAATAAAAATCTACAAGACGTCGATCCTCTTGTTCAAAGACCGAGACAAATATGTCAGTGGAGAGTTCAG GTTCCGCCATGGTTACTGCAAAGGAAACCCTCGTAAGATGGTGAGAACCTGGGCAGAGAAGGAGATGAGGAACCTTATCAG GTTGCAGACGGCTGGAGTTCTGAGTCCTGAACCTCTGTTGCTCAGGAGTCACGTTCTGTTAATGAGCTTCATCGGAAAAGacaacat TCCGGCACCACTGCTGAAGAACGCTGTGTTGTCTGAGTCAAAGGCGTGTGAGCTCTACCTGCAGGTCGTGCAGAACATGAGGACGATGTTTCAGGAGGCCCGATTGGTCCACGCTGACCTGAGCGAGTTCAACATGCT GTATCACGACGGAGATGCCTACATCATTGACGTGTCGCAGTCAGTGGAACACGACCATCCACACGCTCTGGAGTTCCTCAGGAAAGACTGCAGCAACGTCAATG AGTTCTTTGTGAAGCGCGGTGTGGCAGTGATGACGATCAGAGAGCTGTTTGACTTCATCACAGATCCATCAGTCACTAAAACCAACCTGGACCAGTACCTGAGCAAG gcCATGCTGGTTGCGGCTCAGCGAACGGCTCAGCAGAGGTCGGACCAGGATGCAGTGGATGAAGAG gTGTTTAAGAAGGCGTACATTCCTCGCACTCTGACGGAGGTGAATCACTACGAACGAGATGTTGACCTCATGAGGATAAAGGAGGAGGAGTCAGCGCTCTGTGGTAACCATGACAAC ATTCTGTACCAAACGCTGACCGGACTGAAGAAGGACCTGTCAGGAGTTCAGACG gtTCCTGCTCTTCTGGAGGACGAACAACCTTCATCATTATCGTCatcggaggaagaggaggaggaggaggaggaggaggaggagggtaaaGGACGGACAGAGGAACCCCCGATGGACAAAAAG GTGAAGAAGAAGTTGGTGAAAGAAGctcagagagagaaaagaaaaaacaaagtccCCAAACAcgtgaagaagaggaaagagaagGTGTCCAAGATGAAGAAGGGCAGATGA
- the LOC115437198 gene encoding serine/threonine-protein kinase RIO1-like isoform X1 → MDLSRFVPGQFDDAEEDSDQSEVSAVQGHMSEVSLQPASRPHQDEDNDEDDEDDDEDDEWAWQTTGGDLTKRYNRTGLNSQANRQNLSNHTLSSSTPSDKALRKYEHKINLDKLNFADSVINKVTTMQKQKDADTYRVKDKSDRATVEQVLDPRTRMILFKMLSRGVINEINGCISTGKEANVYHASTSSRESRAIKIYKTSILLFKDRDKYVSGEFRFRHGYCKGNPRKMVRTWAEKEMRNLIRLQTAGVLSPEPLLLRSHVLLMSFIGKDNIPAPLLKNAVLSESKACELYLQVVQNMRTMFQEARLVHADLSEFNMLYHDGDAYIIDVSQSVEHDHPHALEFLRKDCSNVNEFFVKRGVAVMTIRELFDFITDPSVTKTNLDQYLSKAMLVAAQRTAQQRSDQDAVDEEVFKKAYIPRTLTEVNHYERDVDLMRIKEEESALCGNHDNILYQTLTGLKKDLSGVQTVPALLEDEQPSSLSSSEEEEEEEEEEEEGKGRTEEPPMDKKVKKKLVKEAQREKRKNKVPKHVKKRKEKVSKMKKGR, encoded by the exons ATGGACCTGTCCCGGTTCGTCCCGGGTCAGTTTGATGACGCAGAGGAGGACAG CGACCAATCAGAGGTGTCGGCTGTTCAGGGTCACATGTCTGAAGTCAGTCTGCAGCCGGCGTCACGTCCTCACCAGGACGAGGACAATGACGAAGATGACGAGGATGATGACGAGGATGACGAGTGGGCGTGGCAGACCACAGGAGGCGATCTGACCAAACGCTACAACAGGACAGGTCTGAACAGCCAG GCCAACAGACAGAATCTGTCCAATCACACCCTGTCTTCGTCCACTCCATCTGACAAAGCTCTGCGGAAATACGAACACAAGATCAACCTGG ATAAACTTAATTTCGCAGACTCTGTGATCAACAAAGTGACGACAATGCAGAAGCAAAAAGACGCTGACAC GTACCGGGTGAAGGACAAATCAGATCGTGCTACAGTCGAGCAG GTTTTAGATCCACGAACTCGAATGATTTTGTTCAAGATGCTGAGTCGAGGAGTGATCAACGAGATCAACGGCTGCATCAGTACAGGAAAGGAG GCTAATGTGTATCATGCGAGCACATCAAGCAGAGAGAGCCGAGCAATAAAAATCTACAAGACGTCGATCCTCTTGTTCAAAGACCGAGACAAATATGTCAGTGGAGAGTTCAG GTTCCGCCATGGTTACTGCAAAGGAAACCCTCGTAAGATGGTGAGAACCTGGGCAGAGAAGGAGATGAGGAACCTTATCAG GTTGCAGACGGCTGGAGTTCTGAGTCCTGAACCTCTGTTGCTCAGGAGTCACGTTCTGTTAATGAGCTTCATCGGAAAAGacaacat TCCGGCACCACTGCTGAAGAACGCTGTGTTGTCTGAGTCAAAGGCGTGTGAGCTCTACCTGCAGGTCGTGCAGAACATGAGGACGATGTTTCAGGAGGCCCGATTGGTCCACGCTGACCTGAGCGAGTTCAACATGCT GTATCACGACGGAGATGCCTACATCATTGACGTGTCGCAGTCAGTGGAACACGACCATCCACACGCTCTGGAGTTCCTCAGGAAAGACTGCAGCAACGTCAATG AGTTCTTTGTGAAGCGCGGTGTGGCAGTGATGACGATCAGAGAGCTGTTTGACTTCATCACAGATCCATCAGTCACTAAAACCAACCTGGACCAGTACCTGAGCAAG gcCATGCTGGTTGCGGCTCAGCGAACGGCTCAGCAGAGGTCGGACCAGGATGCAGTGGATGAAGAG gTGTTTAAGAAGGCGTACATTCCTCGCACTCTGACGGAGGTGAATCACTACGAACGAGATGTTGACCTCATGAGGATAAAGGAGGAGGAGTCAGCGCTCTGTGGTAACCATGACAAC ATTCTGTACCAAACGCTGACCGGACTGAAGAAGGACCTGTCAGGAGTTCAGACG gtTCCTGCTCTTCTGGAGGACGAACAACCTTCATCATTATCGTCatcggaggaagaggaggaggaggaggaggaggaggaggagggtaaaGGACGGACAGAGGAACCCCCGATGGACAAAAAG GTGAAGAAGAAGTTGGTGAAAGAAGctcagagagagaaaagaaaaaacaaagtccCCAAACAcgtgaagaagaggaaagagaagGTGTCCAAGATGAAGAAGGGCAGATGA
- the LOC115437222 gene encoding inositol monophosphatase 1-like isoform X1 produces MSDWTECLNFGISVAKQAAEMIMSSLHHPKDVKLKSSAADLVTETDQRVEKFLIMTIRRRFPQHRFIGEESIGAGEHLELTDSPTWIIDPIDGTVNFVHRFPFVAVSIAFTVNKRTEFGIVYSCVDNKLFCAQRGQGAFLNGVPLHASGQEGDILHDYSVVDSCGLRSNGTVNVSLCVVQSDVSRCVVVTEIGAERDDEALTTVTTNICRLLKLPVHGVRALGTAAVDMCQVASGAADVYYHIGMHCWDIAASALIVQEAGGIVMDTDGAEFDMMSRRVLAASSSAVASRIAQVIRTFPCRRDDEDPCVSVVQNGL; encoded by the exons ATGTCCGACTGGACCGAGTGTCTGAACTTCGGTATCTCCGTCGCCAAACAGGCTGCTGAG ATGATTATGTCGTCTCTCCATCATCCAAAAGATGTGAAGTTGAAAAGTTCTGCAGCTGATCTTGTCACAGAAACTGATCAAAGAGTGGAGAAATttctgataatgaccatcaggagGAGATTCCCACAGCACAG gtTCATAGGGGAGGAGTCTATTGGTGCAGGTGAGCATCTGGAGCTGACTGACAGTCCAACCTGGATCATTGACCCCATTGACGGGACCGTCAACTTCGTCCACAG GTTTCCTTTCGTGGCTGTCTCAATTGCCTTCACTGTCAATAAAAGG ACTGAGTTTGGGATTGTTTACAGTTGTGTGGACAACAAACTCTTTTGTGCTCAGAGAGGACAAGGAGCGTTTCTAAATGGAGTTCCTCTTCACGCCTCAGGACAGGAAGGTGACATCCTACATGACTATAGCGttgtggactcatgtggactcaggTCCAATGGAACGGTTAACGTGTCACTGTGTGTTGTCCAATCAGACGTCAGCAGGTGCGTGGTGGTGACGGAGATTGGTGCAGAGCGTGATGACGAGGCGCTGACCACCGTGACAACCAACATCTGCCGACTGCTGAAACTACCTGTGCATGG CGTGCGGGCGTTGGGGACAGCAGCTGTCGACATGTGTCAGGTGGCCTCAGGTGCGGCTGACGTCTACTACCACATTGGGATGCACTGTTGGGACATTGCCGCGTCTGCACTCATCGTACAAGAAGCAGGAGGCATTGTCATGGATACAGacg GTGCAGAGTTTGACATGATGTCTCGCAGAGTCCTCGCCGCCAGCTCTTCGGCCGTGGCCAGTCGCATTGCTCAGGTGATCCGGACCTTCCCCTGTCGCCGTGATGATGAGGATCCCTGTGTATCTGTTGTGCAGAATGGACTGTAG
- the LOC115437198 gene encoding serine/threonine-protein kinase RIO1-like isoform X3, whose translation MSEVSLQPASRPHQDEDNDEDDEDDDEDDEWAWQTTGGDLTKRYNRTGLNSQANRQNLSNHTLSSSTPSDKALRKYEHKINLDKLNFADSVINKVTTMQKQKDADTYRVKDKSDRATVEQVLDPRTRMILFKMLSRGVINEINGCISTGKEANVYHASTSSRESRAIKIYKTSILLFKDRDKYVSGEFRFRHGYCKGNPRKMVRTWAEKEMRNLIRLQTAGVLSPEPLLLRSHVLLMSFIGKDNIPAPLLKNAVLSESKACELYLQVVQNMRTMFQEARLVHADLSEFNMLYHDGDAYIIDVSQSVEHDHPHALEFLRKDCSNVNEFFVKRGVAVMTIRELFDFITDPSVTKTNLDQYLSKAMLVAAQRTAQQRSDQDAVDEEVFKKAYIPRTLTEVNHYERDVDLMRIKEEESALCGNHDNILYQTLTGLKKDLSGVQTVPALLEDEQPSSLSSSEEEEEEEEEEEEGKGRTEEPPMDKKVKKKLVKEAQREKRKNKVPKHVKKRKEKVSKMKKGR comes from the exons ATGTCTGAAGTCAGTCTGCAGCCGGCGTCACGTCCTCACCAGGACGAGGACAATGACGAAGATGACGAGGATGATGACGAGGATGACGAGTGGGCGTGGCAGACCACAGGAGGCGATCTGACCAAACGCTACAACAGGACAGGTCTGAACAGCCAG GCCAACAGACAGAATCTGTCCAATCACACCCTGTCTTCGTCCACTCCATCTGACAAAGCTCTGCGGAAATACGAACACAAGATCAACCTGG ATAAACTTAATTTCGCAGACTCTGTGATCAACAAAGTGACGACAATGCAGAAGCAAAAAGACGCTGACAC GTACCGGGTGAAGGACAAATCAGATCGTGCTACAGTCGAGCAG GTTTTAGATCCACGAACTCGAATGATTTTGTTCAAGATGCTGAGTCGAGGAGTGATCAACGAGATCAACGGCTGCATCAGTACAGGAAAGGAG GCTAATGTGTATCATGCGAGCACATCAAGCAGAGAGAGCCGAGCAATAAAAATCTACAAGACGTCGATCCTCTTGTTCAAAGACCGAGACAAATATGTCAGTGGAGAGTTCAG GTTCCGCCATGGTTACTGCAAAGGAAACCCTCGTAAGATGGTGAGAACCTGGGCAGAGAAGGAGATGAGGAACCTTATCAG GTTGCAGACGGCTGGAGTTCTGAGTCCTGAACCTCTGTTGCTCAGGAGTCACGTTCTGTTAATGAGCTTCATCGGAAAAGacaacat TCCGGCACCACTGCTGAAGAACGCTGTGTTGTCTGAGTCAAAGGCGTGTGAGCTCTACCTGCAGGTCGTGCAGAACATGAGGACGATGTTTCAGGAGGCCCGATTGGTCCACGCTGACCTGAGCGAGTTCAACATGCT GTATCACGACGGAGATGCCTACATCATTGACGTGTCGCAGTCAGTGGAACACGACCATCCACACGCTCTGGAGTTCCTCAGGAAAGACTGCAGCAACGTCAATG AGTTCTTTGTGAAGCGCGGTGTGGCAGTGATGACGATCAGAGAGCTGTTTGACTTCATCACAGATCCATCAGTCACTAAAACCAACCTGGACCAGTACCTGAGCAAG gcCATGCTGGTTGCGGCTCAGCGAACGGCTCAGCAGAGGTCGGACCAGGATGCAGTGGATGAAGAG gTGTTTAAGAAGGCGTACATTCCTCGCACTCTGACGGAGGTGAATCACTACGAACGAGATGTTGACCTCATGAGGATAAAGGAGGAGGAGTCAGCGCTCTGTGGTAACCATGACAAC ATTCTGTACCAAACGCTGACCGGACTGAAGAAGGACCTGTCAGGAGTTCAGACG gtTCCTGCTCTTCTGGAGGACGAACAACCTTCATCATTATCGTCatcggaggaagaggaggaggaggaggaggaggaggaggagggtaaaGGACGGACAGAGGAACCCCCGATGGACAAAAAG GTGAAGAAGAAGTTGGTGAAAGAAGctcagagagagaaaagaaaaaacaaagtccCCAAACAcgtgaagaagaggaaagagaagGTGTCCAAGATGAAGAAGGGCAGATGA
- the LOC115437217 gene encoding ribonuclease P protein subunit p40-like, producing MCADLERIPRTLLVSERSSFQNQKNQLSAHVGQHHFNYKVSVLLPECGSAPPLLDAALNGFSSFYLIRNLPVYMLLDQDFLQTAVHQGSVYGLSFGCRVDEDPCVALMPNGRLVLSLDKDSFELLGFERKKYRFTKRATSRYVVSVNFSDSSMTPGGRGYQRLLTGLKTHLPLVVDFLVSHHPGGTTALQPLLSRYDWSEHRPSVSTRCLANLPCPLLTSDLQSCDPHSVLDWLGAVDADVSCENSSSSFLSTMVCPEPKTTASSALNMSVSGFLNPHEIHHLIQELRSYLDQSQLASWVALTVHGFTDSPVSWAGDERSVLWSGNTFYSLLLFKDDTYQLHLATGAHHTCPP from the exons ATGTGTGCAGACCTGGAGCGGATCCCCAGGACTCTGTTGGTCTCTGAACGGTCCAGTTTCCAGAACCAAAAGAACCAGCTCAGCGCACACGTGGGGCAGCATCACTTTAACTACAAG GTGTCGGTACTGCTGCCAGAGTGTGGCTCCGCCCCCCCTCTCCTGGATGCAGCTCTGAATGGTTTCAGCAGTTTCTACCTGATCAGGAACCTGCCGGTGTACATGCTGCTGGACCAGGACTTTCTGCAGACCGCTGTCCACCAAG GCAGCGTGTACGGACTGTCGTTCGGCTGCAGAGTCGATGAGGATCCATGTGTCGCTCTGATGCCAAACG GTCGTCTGGTTCTGTCTCTGGACAAAGACTCCTTTGAGTTATTGGGGTTTGAGAGAAAAAAGTATAGATTCACCAAGAGAGCGACGAGCAGATACG tggTGTCTGTAAATTTCAGTGACAGTAGCATGACTCCAGGTGGGCGGGGCTACCAGCGTCTCCTCACGGGTCTGAAGACACACCTCCCTTTGGTCGTTGACTTCCTGGTGTCACATCATCCAG GGGGCACTACTGCTCTTCAGCCTCTCCTCTCACGATACGATTGGTCAGAACATAGACCATCTGTGAGCACTCGCTGCCTGGCCAACCTGCCCTGCCCCctactgacctctgacctgcagTCATGTGACCCTCACTCTGTCCTGGATTGGCTGGGTGCTGTGGATGCTGATGTCAGCTG tGAGAACTCATCCAGCAGCTTCCTGTCGACAATGGTCTGTCCTGAACCAAAAACTACAGCCAGCAGCGCACTGAATATGTCCGTTAGTGGATTCCTGAACCCACATGAAATCCACCACCTCATCCAGGAGCTCAG GTCTTACCTGGATCAGTCCCAGTTGGCGTCCTGGGTCGCTCTGACGGTTCATGGATTCACGGACAGTCCGGTTTCATGGGCCGGAGACGAGCGCAGTGTCCTGTGGAGCGGCAACACCTTCTACAGTCTACTGCTGTTCAAAGACGACACCTACCAGCTGCACCTGGCCACAGGAGCGCACCACACCTGTCCGCCTTGA
- the LOC115437212 gene encoding LOW QUALITY PROTEIN: chromodomain Y-like protein (The sequence of the model RefSeq protein was modified relative to this genomic sequence to represent the inferred CDS: inserted 1 base in 1 codon; deleted 3 bases in 2 codons), with the protein MSASPVGSARRSVDLAKTGIKXLVPKSPMNTRLDQEEESPSEAAHSLEAPRCHLDPPEVALLEKPAETTAVQLGPGEERARMGTRPRPSNNQNQNPLSPPRLPITPAAMRSLSGSGSSLLEAFSANGTPAAQSAVTGATGASGKRRLEERSAFDKRLRFSVRQTESAYRYRDIVVKKQDGFTHILLSTKSSENNTLNPEVMKEIQSAMATAASDDSKLVLFGAVGSVFCCGLDFLYFIRRLTDDRKKESIKMAETIRTFVNTFIQFRKPIVAAVNGPALGLGAALLPLCDVVWANEKAWFQTPYTAYGQTPDALRLLYLPRIMGLASANELLLSGRKLTAQEACSKGLVSQVLWPGTFTQEVMLRIKELVAVDSLVLQESKALMRNTSRSALEQANERECEALKRIWGSSQGTDSILQYLQRRTELC; encoded by the exons ATGTCAGCATCTCCGGTTGGATCTGCGCGGCGCAGTGTTGACTTGGCCAAGACTGGCATCA TCCTGGTCCCCAAAAGCCCCATGAACACTCGTCTGGACCAGGAGGAGGAGTCC CCAAGCGAGGCGGCCCACAGCCTGGAGGCCCCACGATGCCACCTGGACCCGCCAGAGGTGGCGCTGCTGGAGAAACCGGCCGAGACCACCGCAGTCCAGCTGGGACCGGGGGAGGAGAGGGCCCGCATggggaccagacccagacccagcaacaaccagaaccagaacccgctGTCCCCGCCGCGACTCCCAATCACACCAGCCGCCATGCGCTCCCTCAGTGGCTCAg GTTCTTCGCTGTTGGAGGCTTTCTCCGCCAACGGGACCCCTGCTGCCCAGAGCGCTGTTACTGGGGCGACCGGTGCCTCAGGAAAGCGGCGTCTGGAGGAGCGGTCGGCTTTTGACAAACGTCTGCGGTTCAGCGTCCGGCAGACGGAGAGTGCCTACCGCTACCGAGACATTGTCGTGAAGAAACAGGACGGATTCACCCACATCCTGCTGTCGACCAAGAGCTCAGAGAACAACACCCTGAACCCAGAG GTGATGAAAGAGATCCAGAGCGCCATGGCGACAGCGGCATCAGATGACAGTAAGCTGGTGTTGTTTGGCGCCGTTGGTAGCGTTTTCTGTTGCGGTCTGGACTTCCTGTATTTCATCAGACGACTGACGGACGACAGGAAGAAGGAGAGCATCAAAATGGCCGAAACCATCAG GACCTTCGTCAACACCTTCATCCAGTTCCGGAAGCCTATTGTGGCAGCGGTGAACGGGCCAGCGCTGGGCCTGGGCGCCGCCCTCCTGCCGCTGTGTGACGTGGTGTGGGCCAATGAAAAGGCTTGGTTCCAAACACCGTACACTGCATATGGACAGACACCGGACGCCCTGCGCCTCCTTTACCTTCCC CGCATCATGGGTCTGGCCTCA GCTAATGAGCTGTTACTGAGTGGCAGGAAGTTGACAGCTCAGGAGGCGTGTTCTAAAGGTTTGGTGTCGCAGGTTCTTTGGCCTGGAACCTTCACACAGGAGGTGATGCTGCGGATCAAAGAACTGGTGGCAGTGGATTCCCTG GTTCTGCAGGAGTCCAAAGCCCTGATGAGGAACACCAGTCGCAGTGCTCTGGAGCAGGCCAACGAGCGCGAGTGTGAAGCCCTGAAGAGGATTTGGGGTTCATCACAGGGAACGGACTCCATCCTGCAGTACCTTCAGAGGAGGACTGAGCTCTGCTAA
- the LOC115437222 gene encoding inositol monophosphatase 1-like isoform X2: MSDWTECLNFGISVAKQAAEMIMSSLHHPKDVKLKSSAADLVTETDQRVEKFLIMTIRRRFPQHRFIGEESIGAGEHLELTDSPTWIIDPIDGTVNFVHRFPFVAVSIAFTVNKRTEFGIVYSCVDNKLFCAQRGQGAFLNGVPLHASGQEDVSRCVVVTEIGAERDDEALTTVTTNICRLLKLPVHGVRALGTAAVDMCQVASGAADVYYHIGMHCWDIAASALIVQEAGGIVMDTDGAEFDMMSRRVLAASSSAVASRIAQVIRTFPCRRDDEDPCVSVVQNGL, encoded by the exons ATGTCCGACTGGACCGAGTGTCTGAACTTCGGTATCTCCGTCGCCAAACAGGCTGCTGAG ATGATTATGTCGTCTCTCCATCATCCAAAAGATGTGAAGTTGAAAAGTTCTGCAGCTGATCTTGTCACAGAAACTGATCAAAGAGTGGAGAAATttctgataatgaccatcaggagGAGATTCCCACAGCACAG gtTCATAGGGGAGGAGTCTATTGGTGCAGGTGAGCATCTGGAGCTGACTGACAGTCCAACCTGGATCATTGACCCCATTGACGGGACCGTCAACTTCGTCCACAG GTTTCCTTTCGTGGCTGTCTCAATTGCCTTCACTGTCAATAAAAGG ACTGAGTTTGGGATTGTTTACAGTTGTGTGGACAACAAACTCTTTTGTGCTCAGAGAGGACAAGGAGCGTTTCTAAATGGAGTTCCTCTTCACGCCTCAGGACAGGAAG ACGTCAGCAGGTGCGTGGTGGTGACGGAGATTGGTGCAGAGCGTGATGACGAGGCGCTGACCACCGTGACAACCAACATCTGCCGACTGCTGAAACTACCTGTGCATGG CGTGCGGGCGTTGGGGACAGCAGCTGTCGACATGTGTCAGGTGGCCTCAGGTGCGGCTGACGTCTACTACCACATTGGGATGCACTGTTGGGACATTGCCGCGTCTGCACTCATCGTACAAGAAGCAGGAGGCATTGTCATGGATACAGacg GTGCAGAGTTTGACATGATGTCTCGCAGAGTCCTCGCCGCCAGCTCTTCGGCCGTGGCCAGTCGCATTGCTCAGGTGATCCGGACCTTCCCCTGTCGCCGTGATGATGAGGATCCCTGTGTATCTGTTGTGCAGAATGGACTGTAG